From one Simplicispira suum genomic stretch:
- a CDS encoding helix-turn-helix domain-containing protein produces MSDREQWGAAVQEPEERPAGSAGALLREARLAAGVHIESIAFSLKVPVSKIEALERDDFEALPDAVFARALASSVCRALKMDSAPVLALLPQGAAQRLPTRQTSVNASFRDGSERSRGVLSRLSKPLVLAVIVLLVGAGVVAWFPSALQWADNPNEISTPAQVPSASGIADTKAPVAAAATVPEALAVPVAPVVRLAASAPAAGGVALPAVAAIEKASEPASRAPRVVFKARGESWIQVKDAQGVLVLERTLKAGESVSINQSGRLAIVVGRADATDVFVMGDKRDIVASARENVARFEVQP; encoded by the coding sequence ATGAGTGATCGCGAGCAATGGGGGGCGGCTGTTCAGGAACCTGAAGAGCGCCCGGCCGGTTCGGCGGGCGCTTTGTTGCGTGAGGCCCGACTTGCTGCCGGTGTTCATATCGAATCAATTGCCTTTTCACTGAAGGTTCCAGTTAGCAAAATTGAGGCTCTGGAGCGGGATGACTTTGAGGCGCTGCCCGATGCCGTTTTCGCGCGTGCCTTGGCAAGCAGTGTGTGCCGGGCACTGAAAATGGATTCCGCGCCCGTGCTGGCACTGTTGCCACAGGGCGCTGCACAGCGGCTGCCAACGCGGCAGACCTCCGTCAATGCAAGTTTCCGGGATGGCTCAGAGCGTTCGCGTGGAGTGCTCAGTCGCCTCTCGAAACCCCTCGTTTTGGCTGTGATCGTCCTGCTGGTGGGTGCCGGGGTTGTAGCCTGGTTTCCTTCGGCCTTGCAGTGGGCGGACAATCCAAACGAGATATCAACACCTGCTCAGGTGCCGTCTGCTTCAGGCATTGCGGACACGAAGGCTCCCGTTGCCGCTGCTGCAACTGTCCCTGAGGCATTGGCAGTGCCAGTGGCGCCTGTAGTTCGGCTGGCGGCGAGCGCGCCGGCGGCTGGTGGTGTCGCGCTGCCCGCCGTTGCTGCCATTGAGAAAGCAAGTGAGCCTGCCTCGAGGGCGCCGCGAGTGGTGTTCAAGGCGCGTGGAGAAAGCTGGATTCAGGTCAAGGATGCACAGGGGGTGCTTGTGCTCGAACGTACGTTGAAGGCGGGCGAGAGTGTGTCGATTAACCAATCGGGTCGTCTGGCGATTGTTGTTGGCCGAGCGGATGCGACCGATGTGTTCGTGATGGGAGACAAGCGCGATATTGTTGCATCGGCACGTGAAAACGTGGCTCGATTTGAGGTTCAACCGTGA
- a CDS encoding NADPH:quinone oxidoreductase family protein — MHAWLCTEPTGVDALKWTELPTPVPGPGEVLIKIEAASLNFPDLLIVQNKYQMKPALPFVPGSEYAGVVEAVGPDVTHLSPGQRVACLSGTGGFGTHTLAPAALCMPLPKGFPPVDAAAFIMIYATSWHALIDRAMLQAGETVLVLGAAGGVGTAAIQIAKAMGAKVLAAASTDEKCALCQSLGADATINYTTQDLRDAIKQATGGKGPDVIYDPVGGEFTEPAFRSIAWRGRYLVVGFASGPIPSLPLNLPLLKGASLVGVFWGEFAKREPKANAAMMATLADWYAQGRIKPVIDRTMPMAELPAAFERMGSRAVQGKLVLVN; from the coding sequence ATGCACGCATGGCTATGCACTGAACCCACAGGCGTTGATGCACTGAAATGGACCGAGCTTCCGACTCCCGTCCCTGGTCCTGGCGAGGTGCTGATCAAGATTGAGGCCGCCAGCCTCAATTTTCCAGACCTTTTGATTGTTCAGAACAAATACCAGATGAAGCCGGCACTGCCTTTTGTACCGGGTTCGGAATATGCCGGCGTGGTCGAGGCGGTGGGTCCTGACGTGACGCATCTATCGCCCGGACAACGAGTGGCCTGCCTGTCCGGCACGGGGGGCTTCGGCACCCACACCCTGGCTCCAGCGGCACTGTGCATGCCACTGCCGAAGGGCTTTCCCCCAGTGGATGCCGCTGCATTCATCATGATTTATGCGACCTCCTGGCATGCCTTGATCGATCGCGCAATGCTCCAAGCGGGCGAGACGGTTCTGGTCCTGGGCGCAGCCGGCGGCGTTGGCACTGCAGCCATCCAGATTGCCAAGGCTATGGGCGCCAAAGTGCTTGCCGCTGCGTCGACCGACGAGAAATGTGCACTGTGCCAGTCTCTCGGGGCCGACGCCACCATCAACTACACCACCCAGGACTTGCGGGACGCCATCAAACAAGCGACGGGCGGCAAGGGCCCCGATGTGATTTATGACCCGGTAGGTGGTGAATTCACCGAGCCGGCGTTCCGCTCGATCGCATGGCGTGGTCGCTACCTGGTGGTGGGATTTGCCTCCGGTCCCATTCCCTCTTTGCCGCTCAACCTTCCTTTGCTTAAGGGCGCATCACTGGTCGGTGTCTTCTGGGGCGAGTTTGCCAAGCGTGAGCCCAAAGCCAACGCCGCCATGATGGCGACATTGGCAGACTGGTACGCGCAAGGCCGAATCAAACCGGTGATTGACCGAACCATGCCGATGGCCGAACTGCCTGCGGCCTTCGAACGCATGGGTTCCCGTGCCGTTCAGGGCAAGCTGGTGCTGGTGAACTAG
- the rlmN gene encoding 23S rRNA (adenine(2503)-C(2))-methyltransferase RlmN, translating to MKTNLLEFDLPGLVAFCESLGEKRFRATQLYRWIHQQGVSDFGQMTDIAKSLRHKLEQNACVEPLTVASEHRSKDGTVKWLFDVGGGNAVEAVFIPEDDRATLCISSQAGCAVGCRFCSTGHQGFSRNLTSGEIIGQLWFAEHSLRRALGRSDRIISNVVMMGMGEPLQNYSALVPALRTMLDDHAYGLSRRRVTVSTSGVVPMMDRLARDCPVALAVSLHASEDALRDHLVPLNRKYPLQELLDTCVRYLEFAPRDFITFEYCMLDGVNDRPEQAHQLVDLIRKSSPGKSWCKFNLIPFNPFPASGLLRSQPTAIAAFAEILSNAGVVTTVRKTRGDDIDAACGQLAGEVKDRTRAAERMASRRTISIHRVNSKKSDYKEAGIG from the coding sequence ATGAAAACGAACCTTCTCGAATTCGATCTCCCTGGATTGGTGGCTTTCTGCGAAAGCCTGGGGGAGAAGCGTTTTCGGGCGACACAGCTGTATCGATGGATTCATCAGCAGGGGGTGAGCGATTTCGGGCAAATGACCGATATTGCAAAGTCCTTGCGCCATAAACTCGAGCAAAACGCCTGCGTCGAACCCCTGACTGTCGCCAGCGAGCATCGCTCGAAGGATGGCACGGTCAAGTGGCTTTTTGATGTCGGTGGTGGCAATGCGGTGGAGGCGGTCTTTATCCCCGAAGACGATCGCGCTACCTTGTGCATTTCTTCGCAGGCCGGATGCGCTGTGGGATGTCGTTTTTGCTCTACCGGCCACCAGGGCTTCAGTCGGAACCTCACGTCCGGCGAGATCATTGGGCAGCTCTGGTTCGCTGAGCACAGCCTGCGGCGAGCGTTGGGTCGCTCGGACAGGATCATTTCCAACGTTGTCATGATGGGCATGGGCGAGCCGCTGCAGAACTATTCTGCACTGGTGCCCGCGCTGCGCACCATGCTGGACGATCATGCATATGGTCTTTCGCGCCGCCGGGTGACGGTGTCAACCTCTGGCGTGGTTCCCATGATGGATCGACTCGCGCGCGACTGTCCCGTAGCGCTTGCCGTTTCGCTGCACGCTTCGGAAGACGCGCTGCGTGACCATCTTGTGCCACTCAATCGCAAATACCCGCTGCAAGAGTTGTTGGATACCTGCGTTCGCTATCTGGAATTTGCACCGCGTGATTTCATTACTTTTGAATATTGCATGCTGGACGGGGTCAATGACCGGCCCGAACAGGCGCATCAATTGGTCGACCTGATTCGCAAGAGTTCGCCGGGGAAATCGTGGTGCAAATTCAATTTGATTCCATTCAACCCTTTCCCGGCCTCAGGGCTCTTGCGGTCCCAGCCGACAGCCATTGCGGCGTTCGCAGAAATACTGAGCAACGCCGGCGTAGTGACTACCGTCAGGAAGACGCGCGGAGACGATATCGATGCCGCCTGCGGGCAGCTCGCGGGAGAGGTGAAAGACCGTACACGTGCTGCGGAGCGCATGGCGTCGCGTCGCACCATTTCCATTCACCGGGTGAATTCAAAGAAATCTGATTACAAGGAGGCAGGCATTGGCTGA
- a CDS encoding GGDEF domain-containing protein: MAERTPSDLARETLKQLAIRRLAPTPENFRQIYDEISGSRSPQAFPEGPLRQILRVVPGQTPVQRRLLDQFEKAVTAHDWSAIQAVVVGYAKLGLSGAVTAEPETQAPPVAALPDELAEQIARLVENTLTGLSSDDARVHLLGTQLLQFLRSPAPPASTLQLMLANFSFRLSFAAEDQAAVRALLLELLNMVFQNMAALSMDDRWLSGQTQALVDATAQPLTLRRLDDVQRRLKDVIFKQTEAKGRMVEAQEQMKEMLSAFIERLGAITQSSDSYHTTIEQCAEQIARATTLDEITPVLEQVMGATRSMALDSRVAHEELNELRQRAEEKQEELVRLQQSLDQVSQQARHDPLTGSLNRKGLDEVMGREISRSRRAEIPLCVALLDVDNFKQINDRLGHATGDAALVHLAEVVRTVMRPQDMLARYGGEEFVIVLPDTALAAGIEAMQRLQRELTKNFFLKDNEKLLITFSAGVAQMAASEDSQDAINRADQAMYLAKRQGKNRVVAA, translated from the coding sequence ATGGCCGAAAGAACTCCCTCGGACCTCGCTCGCGAAACCCTCAAGCAGTTGGCCATCCGGCGTTTGGCGCCCACACCGGAAAATTTTCGCCAGATTTACGACGAAATCTCGGGCTCGCGCAGCCCACAGGCCTTCCCGGAAGGGCCGCTGCGCCAGATCCTGCGCGTTGTACCCGGCCAGACGCCGGTGCAGCGCCGTCTGCTTGACCAGTTTGAAAAGGCCGTCACAGCGCATGACTGGAGTGCGATCCAGGCCGTGGTGGTGGGCTACGCCAAACTTGGGCTGAGCGGCGCGGTAACTGCCGAGCCAGAAACACAGGCGCCGCCGGTTGCCGCACTACCCGACGAGTTGGCTGAGCAGATCGCGCGGCTGGTAGAAAACACGCTGACTGGCCTGAGCTCAGACGATGCCCGCGTGCATTTGCTCGGCACGCAGCTGCTGCAATTTTTGCGCTCTCCGGCGCCGCCCGCGAGCACGCTGCAACTCATGCTGGCCAATTTCAGCTTCCGGCTTTCATTTGCTGCCGAGGACCAAGCGGCTGTACGCGCGCTGCTGCTTGAACTGCTGAACATGGTGTTTCAGAATATGGCTGCGTTGAGCATGGACGACCGATGGCTATCCGGCCAGACGCAGGCCCTGGTCGACGCCACTGCGCAACCACTGACGCTCAGGCGGCTGGACGATGTGCAGCGCCGCCTCAAGGACGTGATCTTCAAGCAGACCGAGGCCAAGGGGCGCATGGTCGAAGCGCAAGAGCAGATGAAGGAAATGCTCAGCGCCTTTATCGAGCGCTTGGGCGCAATCACCCAGTCGAGCGACAGTTACCACACTACCATCGAACAATGCGCTGAGCAGATCGCACGCGCCACCACCTTGGACGAAATCACACCCGTGCTCGAGCAGGTCATGGGTGCCACGCGTTCGATGGCGCTGGACAGCCGCGTGGCCCACGAAGAACTGAACGAACTGCGCCAGCGCGCTGAGGAAAAGCAGGAAGAGCTGGTTCGCCTGCAGCAGTCGCTCGACCAAGTCAGCCAGCAGGCGCGCCACGATCCGCTGACAGGGTCACTCAATCGCAAAGGGCTCGACGAAGTGATGGGGCGAGAAATTTCGCGCTCGCGCCGCGCCGAAATTCCGCTCTGCGTGGCCCTGCTGGACGTCGACAACTTCAAACAGATCAATGACCGGCTCGGCCACGCCACCGGCGATGCGGCCCTGGTGCATCTGGCCGAAGTGGTACGCACCGTCATGCGCCCGCAGGACATGCTTGCCCGCTACGGGGGCGAGGAATTTGTCATCGTGCTTCCCGACACGGCGCTCGCTGCGGGCATCGAAGCCATGCAACGCCTGCAGCGCGAGCTGACCAAGAACTTCTTTCTCAAGGACAACGAAAAGCTGCTCATCACCTTCAGCGCCGGCGTGGCGCAGATGGCCGCCAGCGAAGACAGCCAGGACGCCATCAACCGGGCGGACCAGGCGATGTACCTTGCCAAACGCC
- a CDS encoding pseudouridine synthase, which yields MNDPKGSGPPSLPEPPIDSLGAAPEVTQAGADEAVRTTRVEPEHEGAAQAGGGRNKKALKSESPGGYAFADVVSGQFDADVAEAQGVAPKRVLLPQAETPKLHKVLAQAGLGSRLEMEQLILEGRISVNSEPAHIGQRIQYGDQVKVNGKPIRYRIDPPPARVIAYHKPVGEVVTHDDPQNRPTVFRKLPRLQHGKWQSVGRLDLNTEGLLLFTSSGELANRLTHPRFGLEREYAVRVLGALSSEEKERLLTGVQLDDGMAAFGSIEEGGGEGANCWYRVTISEGRNREVRRMLESVGHAVSRLIRIRYGAMVLPKGLRRGTFLELAEGDIRALMKAAGVESAAKPVARLGTPGAAGVRKGADRGAFGSKSARGAAVKGGAGGASAQPDPLKTSVGYIGSDSLKRQRQDERRSSRSGTGPRRRSR from the coding sequence ATGAACGATCCCAAGGGCTCCGGCCCACCATCGCTTCCCGAACCACCGATCGATTCGCTGGGTGCTGCTCCAGAGGTGACGCAAGCCGGGGCGGACGAAGCTGTGCGAACGACGCGCGTCGAGCCGGAGCACGAGGGTGCAGCTCAGGCCGGCGGCGGGCGCAACAAAAAGGCCTTGAAGTCGGAGTCGCCTGGTGGCTACGCGTTCGCCGATGTTGTCTCCGGTCAGTTCGACGCCGATGTGGCCGAGGCGCAGGGCGTTGCTCCCAAGCGGGTCTTGCTGCCCCAGGCGGAAACTCCCAAACTGCACAAAGTGCTGGCGCAGGCCGGATTGGGCTCGCGCCTGGAGATGGAGCAACTCATTCTGGAGGGGCGTATTTCGGTCAACAGCGAACCTGCCCATATCGGTCAACGCATTCAGTATGGCGATCAGGTGAAGGTCAATGGAAAGCCGATCCGCTACCGCATTGATCCTCCTCCTGCCCGGGTGATTGCATACCACAAGCCCGTCGGAGAAGTGGTGACGCACGACGATCCGCAGAATCGTCCCACCGTTTTTCGCAAGCTTCCGCGCCTGCAGCACGGCAAGTGGCAGTCTGTCGGGCGTTTGGACCTAAATACTGAAGGCTTGCTGCTGTTCACGAGTTCGGGTGAACTAGCCAACCGACTGACCCATCCGCGTTTTGGCTTGGAGCGCGAGTACGCGGTCCGGGTGTTGGGGGCGCTGAGTAGCGAGGAGAAAGAACGCTTGCTGACAGGCGTGCAGTTGGATGACGGAATGGCGGCCTTCGGCTCCATCGAAGAGGGCGGCGGCGAAGGCGCCAATTGTTGGTACCGGGTCACGATCTCCGAAGGACGCAATCGGGAAGTGCGTCGCATGTTGGAGAGCGTAGGACACGCTGTAAGCCGTCTGATCCGCATTCGTTATGGCGCGATGGTCTTGCCCAAGGGATTGCGCCGTGGGACGTTTCTGGAGTTGGCTGAGGGAGATATTCGTGCGCTGATGAAAGCGGCCGGGGTCGAGAGCGCGGCCAAGCCAGTCGCCCGGCTAGGCACTCCTGGGGCTGCAGGTGTGCGCAAGGGCGCAGACCGTGGAGCCTTCGGCAGCAAATCTGCGCGTGGAGCCGCAGTCAAAGGAGGCGCGGGCGGGGCCAGCGCACAACCGGATCCGCTCAAGACGTCGGTGGGCTACATTGGCTCGGACAGTCTCAAGCGACAGAGGCAGGACGAGCGCCGTAGCAGTCGGTCGGGCACGGGCCCACGTCGACGCAGCCGTTGA
- a CDS encoding protein-L-isoaspartate(D-aspartate) O-methyltransferase has translation MGQSAERARCRGGCVTPRRPGFPARIGPAQPTKSLPSTATRSTSAWTASAAPAGVGLDSSAVRANMLRRLAAGGMGSAPVLQAMGAVERHHFVDSGLANQAYEDTSLPIGFGQTISKPSVVARMIELLLAAPGARTDGLGRVLEIGTGCGYQAAVLARVAREVYSIERLRGLHERARANLRSLRLANVHLIFGDGMLGFASGAPYAGILAAAGGAAVPTAWCEQLAIGGRLVAPVADASGRQSLLVIDRSAQGFTQSVLESVHFVPLKSGIG, from the coding sequence GTGGGGCAATCCGCCGAGCGAGCCCGGTGCCGAGGTGGCTGCGTGACACCGCGGCGTCCTGGCTTTCCCGCACGTATCGGCCCGGCGCAGCCAACGAAATCTCTTCCCTCTACGGCAACGCGCAGTACCAGCGCATGGACCGCATCTGCGGCCCCAGCCGGCGTGGGTCTCGATTCATCTGCGGTGCGTGCCAACATGCTGCGTCGGCTCGCCGCAGGCGGGATGGGTTCGGCACCAGTGCTCCAAGCCATGGGTGCAGTGGAGCGGCACCATTTTGTCGATTCGGGCCTGGCCAACCAGGCGTACGAAGACACCAGTCTGCCAATTGGGTTTGGGCAGACGATCTCCAAGCCTAGCGTAGTTGCCCGGATGATCGAGCTGTTGTTGGCAGCACCTGGGGCGCGCACGGATGGCTTGGGCCGGGTGCTGGAAATCGGTACCGGCTGTGGCTACCAGGCGGCGGTGCTGGCCAGAGTGGCACGCGAGGTCTACAGCATTGAACGCCTTCGTGGTTTGCACGAGCGGGCTCGCGCCAATTTGCGCTCGTTGCGCCTTGCCAACGTGCATTTGATCTTTGGCGACGGTATGTTGGGGTTTGCGAGTGGTGCACCCTATGCCGGCATTCTTGCGGCGGCTGGCGGGGCGGCTGTGCCGACCGCCTGGTGCGAGCAACTTGCCATTGGCGGGCGCCTTGTGGCTCCCGTGGCCGATGCTTCGGGCCGGCAATCGCTGCTGGTGATCGATCGCTCGGCCCAGGGCTTCACACAGAGTGTGCTCGAGTCGGTTCATTTCGTGCCTCTAAAATCAGGCATTGGCTGA
- a CDS encoding RluA family pseudouridine synthase, whose amino-acid sequence MQASARASGLSLSDAGDAEESDTPQADGELRSLVIGASQHAERLDRALVLCVPEFSRSYLQQLLAAGAARLNGQVALKPSQRVKVGDRIDLEMRPTQESQAFRAEAIALDIVYEDSHLLVINKPAGLVVHPAPGNWSGTLLNGLLGRDAEAARVPRAGIVHRLDKDTSGLMVVARTRSAMDALVQMIAERTVHRQYVAIARGHWSGPAERTVDAPIGRDPRNRLRMAAVDLVRQAGKLARTDIHILQRGVMHCLVQCTLYTGRTHQIRVHMAHIGLPLVGDVLYGGTPELGLGRQALHAQRLEFQHPVTGKLLAFDAPLPQDMQDALAVAGLKAP is encoded by the coding sequence ATGCAGGCATCGGCGCGAGCGTCGGGGCTGTCGCTATCGGACGCGGGGGATGCTGAAGAGTCCGACACGCCGCAGGCCGATGGCGAATTGCGATCCTTGGTGATTGGCGCAAGTCAGCATGCAGAGCGCCTGGACCGAGCCCTGGTTCTGTGCGTACCCGAATTTTCTCGTTCTTACCTTCAGCAGTTGCTGGCCGCAGGTGCAGCGCGCCTGAATGGGCAGGTGGCGCTCAAGCCATCCCAGCGTGTGAAGGTGGGCGATCGCATCGATCTGGAGATGCGGCCGACACAAGAAAGCCAAGCCTTTCGTGCCGAAGCCATCGCGCTCGACATCGTGTACGAAGACAGCCACCTGCTGGTGATCAATAAACCTGCGGGTCTGGTAGTGCACCCTGCACCCGGCAACTGGAGTGGCACGCTGCTCAACGGCTTGCTGGGCCGCGATGCCGAAGCGGCCCGGGTACCCAGAGCGGGCATTGTGCATCGACTTGACAAGGACACCAGCGGCTTGATGGTTGTCGCCCGCACGCGCTCTGCGATGGACGCTTTGGTCCAGATGATCGCCGAGCGGACGGTGCATCGCCAATATGTGGCGATTGCACGGGGACACTGGAGCGGGCCGGCGGAGCGCACCGTGGACGCCCCCATCGGGCGCGATCCACGCAATCGCCTGCGCATGGCCGCAGTGGATCTTGTGCGACAGGCGGGAAAGCTGGCACGCACCGATATTCATATTTTGCAGCGGGGGGTGATGCATTGTCTGGTGCAGTGCACCCTGTACACAGGGAGAACACACCAGATTCGGGTGCACATGGCGCATATCGGTCTGCCACTTGTGGGTGATGTCTTGTATGGGGGGACACCGGAATTGGGACTGGGGCGCCAAGCGCTGCACGCTCAGCGCTTGGAGTTCCAGCATCCAGTGACTGGAAAACTGCTGGCCTTTGACGCTCCCTTGCCGCAGGATATGCAGGACGCGCTGGCAGTTGCGGGCCTGAAGGCGCCGTAA
- the scpB gene encoding SMC-Scp complex subunit ScpB — protein MNTVDAKRVLETALICAQQALSLRDLRVLFDDAVGADTIKQLLEDLQLQWAQSGVELVQVASGWRFQSRPAMREYLDRLHPEKPPRYSRAVLETLAIIAYRQPVTRGDIEDVRGVTVNSLIVKQLEDRGWIEVIGHRETVGRPALFATTRQFLDDLGLQSLDQLPELDLPGAVNVLDSLEPQGAVAAGEQPEFSEFQPSANLVFVNPML, from the coding sequence ATGAACACGGTGGACGCAAAACGGGTTCTTGAAACCGCCTTGATCTGTGCCCAGCAAGCCCTGAGCCTGCGGGATTTGCGTGTGCTTTTCGATGACGCCGTGGGTGCAGACACGATCAAGCAATTGCTTGAAGATCTGCAACTGCAATGGGCACAAAGTGGTGTAGAACTGGTGCAAGTGGCGTCGGGCTGGCGCTTTCAGTCCCGGCCTGCCATGCGCGAGTATCTTGATCGACTGCACCCCGAAAAGCCGCCTCGTTATTCGCGTGCAGTGCTGGAGACCCTGGCGATCATTGCTTATCGACAGCCTGTGACACGCGGTGATATCGAAGACGTGCGCGGCGTGACTGTGAACAGCCTCATCGTCAAACAACTCGAGGATCGGGGTTGGATAGAGGTGATTGGCCACCGTGAGACGGTCGGCAGACCAGCACTCTTTGCTACCACGCGGCAGTTTCTGGACGATCTCGGCTTGCAGTCGCTAGATCAGTTGCCCGAGCTTGACCTCCCAGGTGCAGTGAACGTTCTTGATTCGCTCGAGCCTCAGGGCGCCGTGGCGGCCGGCGAGCAGCCTGAGTTTTCCGAGTTTCAACCTTCAGCAAACTTGGTCTTTGTAAACCCGATGTTGTGA
- the surE gene encoding 5'/3'-nucleotidase SurE: protein MKILISNDDGYQAPGIVALHAALARVAQVEVVAPEHNNSAKSNALTLHSPLYVQTAPNGFRYINGTPADCVHIALTGLLDYRPDLIVSGINNGANMGDDTIYSGTVGAAMEGYLFGIPAIAFSQVDKGWGEIDAAASKAAEIVSQMSARSLVGDSPWLLNVNIPNLPLEAMRSLKICRLGRRHAAERVIVQESPRGEAMYWIGSAGAVKDDTEGTDFHATSQGFVALTPLKVDLTDHDHLRYWAQSAAQWGNPPSEPGAEVAA, encoded by the coding sequence ATGAAGATTCTTATTTCCAACGACGACGGCTATCAGGCTCCCGGCATCGTCGCTTTGCACGCGGCCCTGGCCCGTGTGGCGCAGGTGGAAGTGGTGGCGCCAGAGCACAACAACAGCGCGAAATCGAATGCCCTGACGCTGCATTCGCCGCTCTATGTACAGACGGCGCCCAATGGGTTTCGCTACATCAACGGCACGCCGGCCGACTGCGTACACATTGCGCTCACAGGCTTGCTGGACTACCGCCCCGACTTGATCGTCTCCGGCATCAACAATGGCGCCAACATGGGGGACGACACCATTTATTCGGGCACCGTGGGCGCTGCCATGGAGGGATATCTGTTTGGCATTCCCGCCATCGCCTTCTCACAAGTGGATAAAGGCTGGGGCGAAATTGATGCGGCCGCCAGCAAGGCCGCCGAGATCGTGTCGCAAATGAGCGCGCGCAGCCTGGTAGGCGACTCGCCCTGGCTTTTGAATGTGAACATTCCGAATTTGCCGCTGGAGGCGATGCGGTCTTTGAAGATCTGCCGCCTGGGGCGGCGACACGCGGCCGAGCGTGTCATTGTTCAGGAAAGCCCGCGCGGCGAGGCCATGTACTGGATTGGGAGCGCAGGAGCAGTCAAAGACGATACCGAGGGAACCGATTTCCACGCGACGTCGCAGGGTTTTGTGGCTTTGACCCCCCTGAAGGTCGACCTGACCGATCACGATCATCTTCGCTATTGGGCTCAAAGCGCAGCGCAGTGGGGCAATCCGCCGAGCGAGCCCGGTGCCGAGGTGGCTGCGTGA
- the ndk gene encoding nucleoside-diphosphate kinase, producing the protein MAIERTLSIIKPDAVAKNVIGQIYARFEAAGLRVVAARMVHLSRLEAEQFYAVHKERPFFKDLVDFMISGPVMIQALEGEGAILKNRELMGATDPKKADAGTIRADFADSIDANAVHGSDAAETAQVEIAFFFPGMNVYSR; encoded by the coding sequence ATGGCTATCGAACGCACCCTCTCCATCATCAAACCCGACGCCGTCGCCAAGAACGTGATTGGCCAGATTTATGCCCGCTTTGAAGCGGCCGGTCTGCGCGTCGTAGCAGCCCGTATGGTGCATTTGTCTCGTTTGGAGGCAGAGCAGTTCTACGCAGTGCACAAGGAGCGTCCCTTCTTCAAGGATCTCGTGGATTTCATGATTTCCGGGCCTGTCATGATTCAAGCGCTGGAGGGCGAGGGCGCCATTCTTAAGAATCGCGAGTTGATGGGCGCTACCGATCCCAAGAAGGCCGACGCTGGAACGATTCGGGCTGATTTTGCCGACAGCATCGATGCCAATGCCGTGCACGGGTCCGATGCCGCCGAAACCGCGCAGGTGGAAATTGCCTTTTTCTTTCCCGGCATGAACGTGTATTCCCGTTGA
- a CDS encoding peptidoglycan DD-metalloendopeptidase family protein, with protein sequence MQVSRVRVLGISLLLAGLALGGCSTRMTRAPVVDRGTAVAGSTSSSEPMPATVVKAPQTENAGGVGTYTVKPGDTLIRIGLDTGQSWKDIARWNQIDNPNLIEVGQVLRVAPPQTAAVAQAAPGVVTRPVPAPSVAPVVVGAAPAGSSTPSDAPAATEGAQVASHAAPATAEDGTAFIWPASGSLLAGFDEARNKGLDIAGKSGDAIVAAADGRVVYAGAGLRGYGNLIILKHSNVFLTAYAHNRALLVKEDQTVRRGQKIAEMGNTDSDRVKLHFEIRRQGKPVDPARYLPAR encoded by the coding sequence ATGCAGGTTTCGCGTGTTCGTGTTCTAGGGATTTCCCTGTTGCTTGCCGGGCTGGCCCTTGGCGGGTGCAGTACCCGAATGACGCGTGCTCCCGTCGTGGACCGGGGCACGGCAGTGGCCGGTTCCACATCCAGCTCTGAGCCGATGCCGGCGACGGTTGTTAAGGCGCCTCAGACAGAGAATGCTGGCGGTGTCGGTACCTATACGGTGAAGCCGGGGGATACGCTGATCCGTATTGGCCTGGATACTGGACAGAGCTGGAAAGACATTGCGCGCTGGAACCAGATCGACAACCCAAATCTGATTGAGGTGGGCCAAGTGCTTCGCGTGGCCCCCCCGCAGACGGCCGCAGTTGCCCAGGCCGCGCCTGGCGTGGTTACCCGTCCCGTGCCCGCGCCTTCGGTGGCGCCGGTGGTTGTTGGTGCAGCGCCTGCTGGTTCATCGACTCCGTCGGATGCGCCTGCGGCCACAGAGGGCGCGCAGGTGGCAAGCCATGCTGCACCCGCTACTGCTGAGGATGGCACGGCCTTCATCTGGCCCGCCAGCGGCAGCTTGCTGGCCGGCTTCGATGAGGCGCGCAACAAGGGGCTCGATATTGCCGGAAAAAGCGGCGATGCCATTGTTGCCGCAGCCGACGGCCGGGTGGTGTATGCCGGTGCAGGCTTGCGTGGCTATGGAAACCTGATCATCCTCAAACACAGCAATGTGTTTCTGACCGCCTATGCCCACAACCGTGCGTTGCTGGTGAAGGAAGACCAGACGGTTCGCCGGGGTCAGAAAATCGCTGAAATGGGCAATACGGATTCGGACCGCGTAAAGCTGCATTTTGAAATTCGCCGTCAGGGAAAGCCTGTCGATCCGGCGCGCTACTTGCCGGCGCGCTGA